From one Plantibacter flavus genomic stretch:
- a CDS encoding mycoredoxin, with the protein MSADDYLPADGGITMFSTTWCGYCARLKHQLSAAGIPFTEVDIEQVPGTADLVASLNGGNQTVPTVIFPDRSTATNPSLAQVKAALGV; encoded by the coding sequence ATGAGTGCCGACGACTACCTGCCCGCCGATGGCGGCATCACGATGTTCTCCACGACCTGGTGCGGGTACTGCGCCCGACTGAAGCACCAGCTGTCCGCAGCCGGCATCCCGTTCACCGAGGTCGACATCGAGCAGGTCCCGGGGACCGCCGACCTCGTCGCCTCGCTGAACGGCGGCAACCAGACGGTCCCGACGGTGATCTTCCCCGACCGCTCGACCGCGACGAACCCGTCGCTCGCGCAGGTGAAGGCGGCTCTCGGCGTCTGA